In a single window of the Dreissena polymorpha isolate Duluth1 chromosome 3, UMN_Dpol_1.0, whole genome shotgun sequence genome:
- the LOC127872855 gene encoding uncharacterized protein LOC127872855 isoform X1, with translation MEGETAIEKSVKDFVFSKIQEKVYLDVSTSNTICIKSCAKQGSIALAMFWLRVLRHQNNYPMPKFPYKDVYDKQGYYKVILKADSVTITTFMRCGTLVMEGSWVLEWFLNTFPAIMEGYDAPIRQPLTNSTVYRQYTENWKRARDADTLRLAEKEAAERLSEDRALEILNDDRSRIISHADKNEDSKSDVSDNEATKSMAEILQQAANAAEKEAEEELELMMLDVWPKDILENQLVHLKTCRVRDGSTYIYPLWKSLLHTWLSDPTRRVYIVTPQLDAVRLVDICNIVLQHRIEANLDSIFVMQTCDQGQTIHQVKNKALSKYDAKDQMYIEYKVYGSIIYPSRRFGASFIACIHGKEAEILTTTACFHGSHFDRSCMDSVHYQKMSDIDFVSKFLAPINASLHDEK, from the exons ATGGAGGGTGAAACGGCTATAGAAAAGTCAGTGAAAGACTTTGTATTCTCAAAAATTCAAGAGAAAGTTTATTTGGATGTTTCAACTAGTAACACCATCTGTATCAAGTCTTGTGCAAAGCAAGGCTCGATTGCGCTGGCAATGTTTTGGTTACGCGTTCTGCGACACCAGAATAACTACCCAATGCCAAAATTTCCATACAAGGATGTCTATGATAAACAAGGATACTATAAG GTCATATTGAAAGCTGACAGTGTTACCATTACCACATTCATGAGATGTGGGACATTGGTGATGGAAGGGTCCTGGGTCCTGGAATGGTTCTTAAACACATTTCCAGCTATCATGGAGGGCTATGACGCACCAATCAGACAGCCACTGACCAACTCAACTGTGTATCGACAGTACACAGAGAACTGGAAAAGGGCAAGGGATGCTGATACATTAAGACTAG CTGAAAAAGAGGCAGCAGAGAGGTTAAGTGAGGATAGAGCACTCGAGATACTGAATGATGATCGGTCCAGGATCATATCTCATGCAGACAAGAATGAGGATTCAAAAAGTGATGTATCAGACAATG AGGCGACAAAAAGCATGGCTGAGATACTGCAACAGGCTGCAAATGCGGCTGAGAAGGAAGCAGAAGAGGAGTTGGAACTGATGATGCTTGATGTT TGGCCAAAAGACATACTGGAGAATCAGTTGGTACATCTTAAAACTTGCCGTGTCCGTGATGGCTCTACATACATCTACCCACTGTGGAAATCCCTGCTGCATACCTGGTTGTCAGACCCTACCCGCAGGGTCTACATCGTCACACCACAGCTTGACGCAGTTCGGCTCGTAGATATATGCAACATCGTTCTTCAACACAGAATTGAGGCAAATCTGGATTCCATCTTTGTCATGCAAACATGTGACCAAGGTCAAACAATTCATCAGGTGAAAAACAAAGCTCTTTCAAAATATGATGCAAAAGATCAGATGTATATTGAATACAAAGTGTATGGAAGCATTATATACCCGTCAAGGAGATTTGGGGCAAGTTTTATAGCGTGCATCCATGGCAAAGAAGCAGAGATCCTGACAACAACTGCTTGCTTTCATGGCAGCCATTTTGATCGAAGTTGTATGGATAGTGTACATTACCAGAAAATGTCAGATATTGATTTTGTCTCAAAGTTTCTTGCACCAATAAATGCCTCTTTACATGATGAAAAATAG
- the LOC127872855 gene encoding uncharacterized protein LOC127872855 isoform X2, with product MEGETAIEKSVKDFVFSKIQEKVYLDVSTSNTICIKSCAKQGSIALAMFWLRVLRHQNNYPMPKFPYKDVYDKQGYYKVILKADSVTITTFMRCGTLVMEGSWVLEWFLNTFPAIMEGYDAPIRQPLTNSTVYRQYTENWKRARDADTLRLAEKEAAERLSEDRALEILNDDRSRIISHADKNEDSKKATKSMAEILQQAANAAEKEAEEELELMMLDVWPKDILENQLVHLKTCRVRDGSTYIYPLWKSLLHTWLSDPTRRVYIVTPQLDAVRLVDICNIVLQHRIEANLDSIFVMQTCDQGQTIHQVKNKALSKYDAKDQMYIEYKVYGSIIYPSRRFGASFIACIHGKEAEILTTTACFHGSHFDRSCMDSVHYQKMSDIDFVSKFLAPINASLHDEK from the exons ATGGAGGGTGAAACGGCTATAGAAAAGTCAGTGAAAGACTTTGTATTCTCAAAAATTCAAGAGAAAGTTTATTTGGATGTTTCAACTAGTAACACCATCTGTATCAAGTCTTGTGCAAAGCAAGGCTCGATTGCGCTGGCAATGTTTTGGTTACGCGTTCTGCGACACCAGAATAACTACCCAATGCCAAAATTTCCATACAAGGATGTCTATGATAAACAAGGATACTATAAG GTCATATTGAAAGCTGACAGTGTTACCATTACCACATTCATGAGATGTGGGACATTGGTGATGGAAGGGTCCTGGGTCCTGGAATGGTTCTTAAACACATTTCCAGCTATCATGGAGGGCTATGACGCACCAATCAGACAGCCACTGACCAACTCAACTGTGTATCGACAGTACACAGAGAACTGGAAAAGGGCAAGGGATGCTGATACATTAAGACTAG CTGAAAAAGAGGCAGCAGAGAGGTTAAGTGAGGATAGAGCACTCGAGATACTGAATGATGATCGGTCCAGGATCATATCTCATGCAGACAAGAATGAGGATTCAAAAA AGGCGACAAAAAGCATGGCTGAGATACTGCAACAGGCTGCAAATGCGGCTGAGAAGGAAGCAGAAGAGGAGTTGGAACTGATGATGCTTGATGTT TGGCCAAAAGACATACTGGAGAATCAGTTGGTACATCTTAAAACTTGCCGTGTCCGTGATGGCTCTACATACATCTACCCACTGTGGAAATCCCTGCTGCATACCTGGTTGTCAGACCCTACCCGCAGGGTCTACATCGTCACACCACAGCTTGACGCAGTTCGGCTCGTAGATATATGCAACATCGTTCTTCAACACAGAATTGAGGCAAATCTGGATTCCATCTTTGTCATGCAAACATGTGACCAAGGTCAAACAATTCATCAGGTGAAAAACAAAGCTCTTTCAAAATATGATGCAAAAGATCAGATGTATATTGAATACAAAGTGTATGGAAGCATTATATACCCGTCAAGGAGATTTGGGGCAAGTTTTATAGCGTGCATCCATGGCAAAGAAGCAGAGATCCTGACAACAACTGCTTGCTTTCATGGCAGCCATTTTGATCGAAGTTGTATGGATAGTGTACATTACCAGAAAATGTCAGATATTGATTTTGTCTCAAAGTTTCTTGCACCAATAAATGCCTCTTTACATGATGAAAAATAG